Proteins from one Crassostrea angulata isolate pt1a10 unplaced genomic scaffold, ASM2561291v2 HiC_scaffold_140, whole genome shotgun sequence genomic window:
- the LOC128169469 gene encoding uncharacterized protein LOC128169469 encodes MQKAFPACKSLGNLNYEKLWGFLDADFASEVHYCEKCYRVFPNNPDVDTCRECGGPRYKAGNTINRAKQACASFVYANVERQLKNLLQSPGIWDDIKRNKSQILERHVDTPHLITDITDGRIYRELLSEGGFLYHNCNITVLMNTDGLSLYSSSKVQLWPVFFAINELSPSLRFARENIILASIWQGKGKPPMQQYLGSLCSVFNNLYDAGIVVELDNKETSVKVKVICGTYDLPAKAAVLNMTQYNGSESCIACEDPGKVVKQGKGHCRNFPFRENNDKYPERNQDNVSLCMLNSTPNSRIKGFRGESALLKLKDFTIVSGSPSDYMHGTLLGVVKCLMNKWFSATESKSNYFVGNHLKIISKRMNSIQPPQCMKRLPRDLEQNYTHFKATELQAWLLYYALPCLCGILPEIYLHHFALLSEGIYMLLSDHITNENLRRAEGILSKFFQDFCDLYPQGNCGLNVHNIGFHYVDYVQLLGPLWA; translated from the exons ATGCAAAAGGCGTTCCCGGCGTGCAAGTCTTTAGGAAacttaaattatgaaaaactttGGGGATTTCTCGATGCAGACTTTGCATCAGAAGTACATTACTGCGAAAAGTGCTATAGAGTTTTCCCTAACAATCCAGATGTTGACACATGCAGGGAATGTGGGGGTCCACGATACAAGGCAGGCAATACAATTAACAGAGCAAAACAAGCATGTGCGAGCTTTGTCTATGCAAATGTTGAAAGACAGTTGAAGAACTTGTTGCAATCTCCag GAATATGGGATGATATTAAACGAAACAAAAGCCAAATATTGGAAAGACATGTAGACACCCCTCACCTTATCACTGATATAACAGATGGAAGGATATACAGAGAGTTATTATCTGAAGGAGGATTCCTCTATCACAACTGCAATATTACTGTTTTAATGAATACTGATGGATTGAGTCTTTATTCGTCTTCTAAAGTACAACTTTGGCCTGTTTTCTTTGCTATAAATGAACTATCACCTTCTTTGCGTTTTGCAAGGGAAAATATTATACTTGCAAGCATATGGCAAGGAAAAGGGAAACCACCAATGCAACAATATTTGGGATCGCTGTGCTCTGTTTTTAACAATTTGTATGATGCAGGGATTGTTGTAGAATTAGATAATAAAGAAACCAGTGTCAAAGTGAAAGTTATTTGTGGTACCTACGATTTACCTGCTAAAGCTGCTGTCCTAAATATGACCCAATATAATGGAAGTGAATCCTGCATAGCCTGTGAAGATCCAGGTAAAGTTGTAAAACAAGGAAAGGGACACTGCAGAAATTTCCCATTCCGAGAAAATAATGACAAATACCCAGAACGAAATCAAGACAATGTATCTCTTTGCATGTTGAACAGCACACCAAACAGTCGAATAAAAGGTTTCAGAGGAGAGTCTGCTCTACTGAAGCTGAAGGATTTCACAATTGTAAGTGGAAGCCCCTCTGACTACATGCATGGAACATTACTTGGTGTTGTTAAATGCCTCATGAACAAATGGTTCTCGGCAACGGAAAGCAAAAGTAACTACTTTGTTGGGAACcatttaaagattatttcaaAACGAATGAATAGCATACAGCCTCCACAATGTATGAAAAGATTACCTCGAGACCTGGAACAAAATTACACTCATTTCAAAGCTACAGAATTGCAAGCATGGCTTCTTTACTATGCCCTTCCATGTCTATGTGGAATTTTGCCAGAGATTTATTTGCATCATTTTGCTTTGCTTTCCGAAGGAATTTATATGCTGTTAAGTGATCATATAACGAATGAAAACCTTAGAAGAGCAGAAGGAATTCTTAGCAagttttttcaagatttttgtgATTTGTACCCTCAAGGAAACTGTGGACTTAACGTGCATAACATTGGGTTCCATTATGTAGACTATGTTCAACTTCTTGGTCCATTGTGGGCATAG